From a single Betaproteobacteria bacterium genomic region:
- a CDS encoding CoA transferase gives MSRALDGLVVLDLTRQFCASLSAAFLGDFGARVIRLELLPVEVKETLGQWNYEADLIHRNKESLALDPQSERGRQLLAELTTRADAIVTDMTHDELAAIGIDYAGASTLRPDIVFGRLSGFGPKGPDRDLPAIDELAAARTGMMPILPQPGQPPVYTGAGAMHASVMLAFGVVMALFHRLRSGEGQEVDVSLFGANMYGAALDLQAFLAIGKGDRLLNPISRLDVSNPMSGSLYPSADGRWVTLTMPDTDRWWPVFSKMVGIAADDPRFDNHDKRTEINRLDLIKELEQAFRKGSGTYWRQAFMDNQMSADIIEQFDYPANDPQVAANRYIIELEHPSFGKLKSLGFPIFMSDSTARLDRLAPCIGQHTGQVLHELLDYPVEAIHQLTAAGVVA, from the coding sequence ATGAGTCGAGCGCTTGATGGCTTGGTCGTTCTCGACCTGACACGACAGTTCTGCGCATCGCTTTCGGCCGCCTTTCTCGGTGATTTCGGCGCACGGGTGATCAGGCTGGAATTACTGCCGGTTGAGGTTAAAGAGACCCTTGGCCAATGGAATTACGAAGCAGATCTGATCCACCGCAACAAGGAAAGCTTGGCTTTGGATCCGCAAAGCGAGCGTGGGCGGCAGCTTCTGGCCGAGCTCACGACGCGCGCTGACGCCATCGTTACCGACATGACGCACGATGAACTGGCGGCCATCGGCATTGACTACGCGGGTGCCTCGACGCTTCGTCCAGATATCGTCTTCGGCCGGCTATCCGGTTTCGGTCCGAAGGGGCCGGATCGCGACTTGCCTGCGATCGACGAGTTGGCGGCGGCACGTACCGGGATGATGCCCATACTGCCGCAGCCGGGCCAGCCGCCGGTGTATACCGGTGCCGGTGCCATGCATGCATCGGTCATGCTTGCTTTCGGCGTGGTGATGGCACTGTTCCATCGGCTTCGCTCCGGCGAAGGACAGGAGGTGGACGTCTCCTTGTTCGGCGCAAACATGTACGGCGCCGCTCTAGATCTTCAGGCGTTCCTAGCCATCGGCAAAGGCGACCGCCTCCTCAACCCAATTTCCCGGCTAGACGTCTCCAATCCCATGTCCGGCTCGCTCTATCCGAGCGCCGATGGTCGTTGGGTCACTCTGACCATGCCGGACACCGACCGCTGGTGGCCGGTGTTTTCGAAGATGGTGGGCATCGCAGCCGACGACCCTCGCTTTGACAACCACGACAAGCGTACCGAAATTAATCGGCTGGACTTGATCAAGGAGCTGGAGCAGGCCTTCCGCAAAGGATCGGGAACCTACTGGCGTCAAGCTTTCATGGACAACCAGATGTCGGCCGATATTATCGAGCAGTTCGATTATCCGGCCAATGATCCGCAAGTGGCTGCCAACCGCTACATCATAGAGCTGGAACATCCCAGCTTCGGCAAGTTGAAGAGCCTGGGGTTCCCGATATTCATGAGTGACAGTACCGCGCGTCTGGACCGTCTGGCACCTTGCATCGGCCAGCACACGGGACAGGTGCTGCACGAACTTCTCGATTATCCGGTCGAGGCCATTCATCAACTGACCGCTGCGGGCGTGGTCGCATAG
- a CDS encoding nitroreductase family deazaflavin-dependent oxidoreductase, producing MANRENMQKPDFMTDEEWAWIKDRTATVSRITEDAHADVERYLANPDGWSTGTGSPSGLPTLLLTTIGRKSGEKRTTPLVFLQHGDEMVVVGSLAGYDRHPAWYLNITASPQCWVQLDRRKMTVVHRDATEEERKALWPKLDKVFPAWGYFQKQTDRPFPIVILSPSGPA from the coding sequence ATGGCAAATCGTGAAAACATGCAAAAGCCTGACTTTATGACCGATGAAGAATGGGCCTGGATAAAGGACCGGACCGCGACGGTGTCGCGCATAACCGAGGATGCCCACGCCGATGTCGAGCGTTACCTAGCTAATCCAGACGGCTGGTCAACGGGGACCGGCAGCCCATCAGGACTTCCGACGCTGTTGCTGACCACCATCGGACGCAAATCAGGTGAAAAACGCACGACGCCACTGGTCTTTCTGCAACACGGCGACGAGATGGTCGTTGTTGGGTCGCTGGCCGGTTATGACAGACATCCCGCCTGGTATCTCAATATCACTGCCAGCCCTCAGTGCTGGGTGCAGCTGGATCGTCGCAAAATGACAGTCGTTCATCGTGACGCTACGGAAGAAGAGCGGAAAGCGTTGTGGCCCAAACTGGACAAGGTTTTTCCTGCTTGGGGGTATTTCCAGAAACAGACCGATCGTCCCTTTCCAATTGTCATTCTTTCGCCGTCTGGTCCTGCGTAA
- a CDS encoding 2-phospho-L-lactate transferase translates to MSSGTVVALSGGVGGAKLSLGLLGILPPNTLSIVVNTGDDFAHLGLSISPDIDTTLYTLSDRANPETGWGQRDETWRFMEEQAHQGGETWFKLGDRDLEVHAERTRRLRSGETLSAITDDFARRFGIAAAILPMSNDLVSTRVVTDQGELCFQEYFVRRQCRPCIHALRFAGATAAQPSPGAVAALRASNLVAIVICPSNPWLSIDPIRALSGMRELLRASSVPVVAVSPLVGGKAVKGPTAKIMTELGLPVTPSAVARHYAGWIDGFVLDIRDHEYADEIQLPTLVCDTLMQTVADRQRLAGATLEFAATLTTERAEA, encoded by the coding sequence ATGAGCAGCGGCACGGTGGTTGCCCTTTCCGGTGGCGTCGGCGGTGCCAAGCTGTCGCTCGGCCTGTTGGGCATCCTGCCTCCCAACACCTTGAGCATCGTCGTCAATACCGGCGACGATTTCGCACACTTGGGATTGAGCATTTCTCCCGACATCGATACCACGCTGTATACCCTTTCCGACCGAGCCAATCCCGAGACCGGCTGGGGGCAACGCGATGAAACGTGGCGCTTCATGGAAGAGCAGGCACATCAGGGCGGCGAAACCTGGTTCAAGCTCGGCGACCGCGATTTGGAGGTACACGCAGAGCGCACGCGTCGCTTGCGTAGCGGTGAAACCCTGAGCGCCATTACTGACGATTTCGCACGGCGTTTCGGCATCGCCGCCGCCATCCTACCCATGAGCAATGATCTGGTCAGCACACGCGTAGTGACCGACCAGGGCGAACTCTGCTTTCAGGAATATTTTGTGCGTCGCCAATGCCGGCCGTGCATCCATGCCCTGCGCTTTGCCGGCGCCACTGCGGCGCAGCCTAGCCCCGGCGCGGTGGCGGCCTTGCGCGCAAGTAATCTCGTCGCGATCGTAATCTGTCCGTCCAATCCATGGCTGAGTATAGACCCGATACGCGCCCTGTCTGGCATGCGCGAACTGTTGCGCGCCAGCAGCGTGCCGGTGGTCGCGGTTTCGCCGCTGGTCGGCGGCAAGGCGGTAAAGGGGCCGACGGCCAAGATCATGACGGAACTCGGTCTGCCCGTGACTCCGTCAGCGGTGGCCCGGCACTATGCCGGATGGATAGACGGATTCGTACTCGATATCCGCGATCATGAATACGCTGATGAAATTCAACTCCCGACGCTGGTCTGCGACACCCTGATGCAAACCGTCGCTGATCGCCAACGCCTGGCCGGCGCCACGTTGGAGTTCGCCGCGACCCTCACAACGGAGCGAGCCGAAGCATGA
- the cofH gene encoding 5-amino-6-(D-ribitylamino)uracil--L-tyrosine 4-hydroxyphenyl transferase CofH, translated as MPPPPKRVDWLQANGAVGMLVLHADLPLLTSQEIDALVAAGRRQGLAFAPDSRRQGTNAVFMALPGNFSFCFGEMSLQKHLAQATSSGRRAALVDLPGLCLDIDTEADLALLANTPRYTFINSYLEESRMTKTGLRLIAAASGGERLGREALDLADFEDMDALLAAAEALTLAGHGRNVSYSRKVFIPLTRLCRNNCGYCTFAEQPEHGVQAYMSPDEVLSIARAGAAAGCKEALFTLGDKPEQRYPAARQALQEMGYASTLDYVAAMATLVQKETGLLPHLNPGVMSREDMQRLRPVSVSMGLMLESSAARLCKRGGPHHASPDKVPKARLAMLAAAGALAIPFTSGILIGIGETRRERIEALLALRELNDKFGHLQEIIIQNFRAKPDTAMASAAEPDLREHLWTIAVARLIFGPTMTLQAPPNLRSGELGYLLRAGINDWGGVSPLTPDHVNPEAPWPHIEELNRETAAHSRHLVERLALAPAYARKPQPWVDAAMLTPLLRASDAMGRARADAWHPGTGLTPPANASDWLQPPQQRSSPELRRLLQRASGGERLAEPEIVKLFCAEGNDLRALLAGANELRADSVGAAMSYVVNCNINYTNICLHKCGFCAFAKGRSAEALRGPAYLMEPEDVAARAVEAWQRGAREVCLQGGIHPNYTGQTYLDILTAVKTAVPDMHVHAFSPLEVWTGAKTLGLPLADFLADLKDAGLGSLPGTAAETLDDEVRAIICADKLTTRQWLEVMATAHAVGLKSTATIMFGHVDHPEHWARHLLHIRDLQEESGGFTEFVPLPFVHMESPLWRKGLARSGPTLREVLAMHAVARLVLHPLIRNIQTSWPKLSPAGALLCLQAGANDIGGTLMYESITRAAGGLNGQEVTPARFAEMAASIGRPVWQRTTLYQRVAPRRTGNIHQSLRGELSCASL; from the coding sequence ATGCCGCCGCCGCCCAAGCGTGTCGACTGGCTGCAGGCGAACGGCGCAGTGGGAATGCTGGTGCTCCACGCCGACCTGCCGTTGCTGACCTCACAGGAGATCGATGCCCTGGTCGCGGCCGGACGCCGGCAGGGTCTCGCGTTCGCACCTGACAGCCGGCGCCAAGGCACCAATGCCGTGTTCATGGCGCTGCCCGGCAACTTCAGCTTCTGCTTCGGCGAGATGAGCTTGCAAAAACATTTGGCGCAAGCCACGTCGAGCGGCCGTCGCGCCGCTCTGGTCGACCTGCCCGGCCTGTGTCTTGACATCGATACCGAGGCAGATCTGGCGCTTCTGGCCAACACGCCACGCTACACTTTCATCAATTCATATTTGGAGGAGTCCCGCATGACTAAGACGGGCTTGCGCTTAATTGCTGCTGCAAGCGGCGGAGAGCGACTGGGGCGGGAAGCCTTGGACCTGGCGGACTTCGAGGACATGGATGCCCTCCTCGCCGCAGCCGAAGCGCTGACCCTGGCCGGCCATGGCCGAAACGTCAGCTATTCGCGCAAGGTTTTTATCCCCCTGACGCGACTCTGCCGCAACAACTGCGGCTATTGCACGTTTGCCGAGCAACCTGAGCACGGTGTGCAGGCCTACATGAGCCCGGACGAAGTGCTGAGCATCGCACGCGCAGGTGCTGCGGCAGGTTGCAAGGAAGCCCTGTTCACCTTGGGCGACAAGCCAGAGCAGCGCTATCCAGCAGCGCGGCAAGCGCTGCAGGAGATGGGCTATGCATCGACCCTAGATTATGTGGCGGCAATGGCGACGCTGGTGCAGAAGGAGACCGGCCTGCTGCCCCACCTCAATCCCGGCGTGATGTCCAGAGAGGACATGCAGCGCCTACGCCCGGTTTCTGTGTCGATGGGATTGATGCTGGAGTCTTCAGCCGCACGCTTGTGCAAGCGCGGCGGACCTCATCACGCATCCCCCGACAAGGTACCCAAGGCAAGGCTGGCGATGCTGGCGGCTGCCGGCGCACTAGCCATTCCCTTCACCAGCGGCATCCTCATAGGTATCGGCGAGACACGGCGCGAGCGTATCGAGGCGCTACTTGCTCTGCGCGAATTGAATGACAAATTCGGCCACCTTCAGGAGATCATCATACAGAATTTCCGAGCTAAGCCCGACACCGCCATGGCATCAGCGGCCGAGCCGGACTTACGCGAACACCTGTGGACCATCGCCGTGGCGCGGCTGATTTTCGGCCCTACGATGACCCTGCAGGCGCCGCCCAATCTACGTAGTGGCGAACTCGGCTACTTGTTGCGGGCGGGCATCAACGACTGGGGTGGGGTTTCGCCGCTGACGCCTGATCACGTCAATCCGGAAGCTCCTTGGCCGCATATTGAAGAGTTGAACCGCGAAACTGCCGCCCACAGCCGCCACCTTGTCGAACGACTGGCCCTCGCTCCGGCGTATGCACGTAAGCCGCAACCCTGGGTCGATGCCGCCATGCTTACGCCCCTGCTGCGCGCCAGCGATGCTATGGGGCGGGCGCGCGCCGATGCCTGGCATCCGGGTACAGGCCTGACACCACCCGCCAACGCTAGCGACTGGCTGCAACCGCCCCAGCAGCGAAGCAGCCCCGAACTGCGCCGGCTGTTACAGCGGGCCAGCGGCGGCGAACGGCTTGCGGAACCCGAAATCGTCAAGCTCTTCTGCGCCGAAGGCAACGATCTGCGGGCCCTACTTGCCGGCGCAAACGAACTGCGTGCCGACAGTGTCGGCGCTGCGATGTCCTACGTCGTCAACTGCAACATCAATTACACCAACATCTGCCTGCACAAATGCGGCTTTTGTGCCTTTGCAAAGGGGCGCAGTGCGGAAGCTTTGCGCGGCCCGGCCTATCTTATGGAGCCGGAGGACGTGGCGGCGCGCGCCGTCGAAGCCTGGCAACGGGGCGCCCGAGAAGTCTGCCTGCAAGGGGGCATACACCCCAACTATACCGGCCAGACCTATTTAGATATTCTCACTGCCGTAAAGACGGCGGTACCAGATATGCACGTGCACGCCTTCTCGCCACTCGAGGTTTGGACTGGCGCCAAGACGTTGGGCTTGCCGCTCGCCGACTTTCTGGCCGACTTGAAGGATGCCGGATTGGGTAGCCTGCCGGGGACCGCAGCTGAGACCCTCGATGACGAAGTACGCGCTATCATCTGTGCCGACAAGCTGACCACGCGGCAGTGGCTGGAGGTGATGGCAACGGCCCATGCCGTCGGCCTGAAGAGCACCGCCACGATCATGTTCGGCCACGTCGACCATCCCGAACACTGGGCCCGCCACCTTTTGCATATTCGTGACTTGCAAGAGGAAAGCGGCGGCTTCACCGAATTCGTGCCCCTGCCCTTCGTGCACATGGAATCTCCGCTATGGCGCAAAGGCCTGGCGCGTTCCGGTCCGACCCTGCGCGAGGTGCTCGCCATGCATGCTGTGGCTCGTTTGGTGCTGCATCCGCTCATACGCAATATTCAGACTTCCTGGCCCAAGCTGAGCCCAGCCGGCGCCTTGCTCTGCCTGCAGGCTGGCGCCAACGACATCGGCGGCACATTGATGTACGAATCGATCACACGCGCCGCTGGCGGCCTCAACGGTCAAGAAGTCACGCCGGCGCGTTTCGCCGAAATGGCGGCAAGCATAGGCCGACCTGTGTGGCAACGCACCACGCTCTACCAGCGCGTCGCACCACGGCGCACAGGCAACATTCATCAATCACTCCGGGGAGAACTATCGTGCGCTTCACTTTGA
- a CDS encoding TIGR03619 family F420-dependent LLM class oxidoreductase, giving the protein MRFTLMLGLGGYQDYLAIAKAAEECGWDAISLPDSIFFPKISESEYPYADTSAVRQYLSVAPVIEPFVALSAIAAVTSRLRLVPGVLKVPVRQPLILAKAITSLAVISNNRLVLGAGLSPWKEDFAYNGVDYDKRGKLFDECIAIVRGAMRGDYFEYHSDNYDFGPMKMCPVPDRPVPFIIGGHARPALARAARLGDGWMSANTDFADLKKLIDELNALRAEHGTQHRADFQIFGNDMNARNVDDYHRVADLGVTDLCAAPWNVYDSACKLQEKLDGLRRFADTVIAKLA; this is encoded by the coding sequence GTGCGCTTCACTTTGATGCTGGGACTCGGCGGTTACCAGGACTACCTCGCGATCGCCAAGGCGGCCGAGGAATGCGGCTGGGACGCCATCTCACTGCCAGACAGCATTTTCTTTCCGAAAATCTCCGAATCCGAATACCCCTACGCCGACACCAGCGCTGTCCGCCAATACCTCTCGGTGGCGCCGGTGATCGAACCTTTCGTTGCTCTCTCGGCTATCGCCGCCGTGACCAGTAGGCTGCGGCTGGTCCCCGGCGTGCTCAAGGTGCCAGTGCGGCAACCGCTGATCCTGGCCAAGGCCATCACTTCGCTGGCGGTGATCAGCAACAACCGCCTCGTGCTTGGGGCCGGCTTGAGTCCGTGGAAGGAGGATTTCGCTTATAACGGCGTGGACTACGACAAGCGCGGAAAGCTCTTCGATGAATGCATCGCCATTGTCCGTGGCGCCATGCGCGGCGACTACTTCGAGTATCACAGCGACAACTACGATTTCGGGCCGATGAAGATGTGTCCCGTGCCGGATCGGCCAGTTCCCTTCATCATTGGAGGGCACGCCCGTCCTGCGCTGGCGCGCGCCGCACGCCTGGGCGACGGCTGGATGTCGGCCAACACTGATTTCGCCGATCTGAAGAAATTGATCGACGAACTCAATGCCCTTCGCGCCGAGCACGGCACCCAGCACCGCGCGGACTTCCAGATCTTTGGCAACGACATGAACGCGCGCAACGTCGATGATTACCACCGCGTCGCAGATCTCGGCGTCACCGACCTGTGTGCCGCGCCTTGGAACGTCTACGATTCGGCCTGCAAGTTGCAAGAAAAACTTGACGGTCTGCGTCGTTTCGCTGACACAGTGATCGCCAAGCTGGCATGA
- a CDS encoding nuclear transport factor 2 family protein — translation MSFSEDEFQQLRRDVRILKDIEAVKRVKHAYFRCIDTANIEELNTLFHKDVMVYFIGGTYVWELHGREEYVEAIAASFNSNVIAQHNGHHPEIDILSETEATGIWYLHDNFYRFADMHYVCGTALYRDRYVKEEGRWQIIESRYERIYEIDELMTERPPVTAQYIAKTGRKTTDAA, via the coding sequence ATGAGCTTTTCAGAAGACGAATTCCAGCAACTGCGGCGCGATGTGCGCATACTGAAGGACATTGAGGCCGTCAAGCGCGTCAAGCACGCCTACTTTCGCTGCATCGACACTGCGAACATCGAGGAACTCAACACCCTCTTCCATAAGGATGTGATGGTGTATTTCATCGGCGGGACCTACGTGTGGGAGTTGCACGGTCGCGAGGAGTACGTCGAAGCGATCGCCGCCAGCTTCAACAGCAACGTCATCGCTCAGCACAACGGCCACCATCCTGAGATCGACATTCTCAGCGAGACGGAAGCGACCGGCATCTGGTACCTGCACGATAATTTCTACCGCTTCGCCGACATGCACTACGTATGTGGCACAGCGCTCTATCGCGATCGTTACGTCAAGGAAGAAGGCCGCTGGCAAATCATCGAGAGCCGCTACGAGCGTATCTACGAGATCGACGAACTGATGACCGAGCGTCCGCCGGTGACCGCGCAATATATTGCGAAAACCGGCCGGAAAACGACCGACGCGGCCTGA
- a CDS encoding TonB-dependent receptor: MGIASISVGYRKEDRNGWAKNLTGPDLGAKDKEAYRLAATLDFSKDFKVDYTYDHSEINNTPAPTSLYSLEGWSGGLKTFWLPFASAFGGTFVVTALGNAQHNAMLPYVTQTRPDTVSTNGSAGIFERSRTEGHALVADYKLNDRNELKYIFSTRKMRYNDRQDIDGTPVNFATVFPGFLAGLNVYYDRLTDYKQDSHELQWIGNIDRLKYVLGLYNFKDDGTTVGAQNFDLFLGGPIRSDYSSRTNTKAWYGQLDYALAEAWTATAGVRQTREEKGGWTHRFNTTGYDGPFKSNIFGPVDYNATFSGTTPMAALAFKYSDTTNLYARVAKGFKSGGFSSELTSKAVLTPYKPQTSVSVELGVKNSFFNNRAQLNAAIFQNKISDQQLTQLVPASTESFLSNAGKSTYKGLELEGALIPVEGWKVQGSYGYLDTKYGSYIDNALNIAGRPLIDTASNKLAPYAPKNTASLTVDGRLTKTAWGTLRAIVDYTYVSSTYLYSVNKDLRASNAGGSYSAALDSIPALTNVNFKLLLAGIPVGGPGSADLAIWVKNVSDEKKQMQGIDFGMLRTANWQEPRSYGMTLNYKW, from the coding sequence ATGGGCATCGCAAGCATCAGTGTTGGCTATCGCAAAGAAGACCGAAACGGCTGGGCCAAAAACCTTACGGGTCCCGATTTGGGTGCCAAGGACAAGGAAGCATATCGTCTCGCTGCAACGCTGGACTTCAGCAAGGATTTCAAGGTCGACTACACCTACGACCACTCCGAGATCAACAATACTCCGGCGCCGACCAGCCTCTATTCGCTAGAGGGGTGGTCTGGAGGGCTTAAGACATTCTGGCTTCCTTTTGCATCCGCGTTTGGCGGTACGTTCGTGGTTACGGCCTTGGGCAATGCACAACACAATGCCATGCTGCCTTACGTTACGCAGACGCGGCCCGACACGGTTAGCACCAACGGTTCGGCCGGCATCTTCGAAAGATCGCGCACCGAGGGACACGCCTTGGTTGCGGATTACAAACTCAACGACAGGAATGAGCTCAAGTACATCTTCTCAACGCGCAAGATGAGGTACAACGACCGCCAAGATATTGACGGCACGCCAGTAAATTTTGCCACCGTATTCCCTGGCTTTCTCGCGGGCTTGAACGTTTACTATGATCGGCTCACCGACTACAAGCAAGATTCGCATGAACTGCAGTGGATCGGCAACATTGATCGCCTGAAATACGTGCTCGGCCTGTACAACTTCAAGGATGATGGTACTACGGTGGGTGCACAGAATTTTGATTTATTCTTGGGAGGTCCGATTCGCTCCGACTACTCCTCGAGAACCAATACCAAGGCTTGGTACGGACAACTCGACTATGCGCTGGCCGAGGCTTGGACAGCTACCGCCGGCGTGCGCCAGACCAGAGAAGAAAAGGGCGGTTGGACACACCGCTTTAACACCACCGGTTATGACGGCCCGTTCAAGTCCAACATCTTTGGGCCGGTCGATTACAACGCGACTTTCAGCGGCACAACGCCCATGGCGGCATTGGCATTCAAGTATAGCGACACGACCAACCTTTACGCGCGCGTGGCCAAAGGTTTCAAGAGTGGCGGCTTCAGTTCTGAACTGACCAGCAAAGCGGTGCTGACGCCCTATAAGCCGCAGACTTCGGTGTCGGTGGAACTGGGGGTCAAGAACTCATTCTTCAATAACCGTGCCCAGTTGAACGCAGCGATCTTCCAGAACAAGATCTCCGATCAGCAATTGACCCAGTTGGTACCTGCATCGACCGAATCCTTTCTGTCCAACGCCGGTAAGTCAACCTACAAGGGCTTGGAACTGGAAGGTGCGCTGATCCCGGTCGAAGGCTGGAAGGTCCAGGGCAGTTACGGTTACCTCGATACCAAGTACGGTTCGTATATCGACAATGCGCTAAACATTGCCGGCCGACCGCTGATCGACACGGCAAGCAACAAGCTCGCGCCCTACGCGCCTAAGAACACGGCCAGCCTGACAGTCGACGGTCGATTGACCAAGACGGCTTGGGGCACGCTGCGCGCGATTGTTGATTACACTTATGTCTCGTCGACCTACCTTTACTCGGTCAATAAGGATCTGCGAGCCTCTAATGCCGGTGGTAGCTATAGCGCAGCGCTTGATAGCATACCTGCGCTTACCAACGTCAACTTCAAGTTGCTGTTGGCCGGCATTCCGGTTGGTGGACCAGGCAGCGCAGATCTGGCCATCTGGGTCAAGAACGTTAGCGACGAGAAGAAACAGATGCAGGGCATCGACTTTGGCATGCTTCGCACCGCCAACTGGCAGGAGCCGCGCAGCTATGGCATGACGTTAAACTACAAGTGGTAA
- a CDS encoding TonB-dependent receptor, with the protein MATNKSKWVVRALPMLIASIYAGGTMAQEQLEAIVVTAQKRQEKLQDVPISITAISGAQLEARGIEGIANLNAVAPNMAFRSNPGSDLISTVILRGSGTGQPAIWVDPAVGMYLDGVYIGKSQGSVFDVVDIERVEVLRGPQGTLFGRNTEGGAVNLVSRRPTGDWSGSVGGDR; encoded by the coding sequence ATGGCAACTAATAAATCAAAATGGGTTGTCCGGGCACTGCCGATGCTGATCGCTTCGATCTACGCCGGTGGCACCATGGCGCAGGAGCAACTCGAAGCGATCGTCGTTACGGCCCAGAAGCGACAAGAGAAGTTGCAGGATGTGCCGATTTCTATTACCGCCATCAGCGGAGCGCAATTGGAAGCGCGGGGCATCGAGGGCATCGCCAACCTCAACGCTGTGGCGCCGAACATGGCATTCCGTTCCAATCCGGGCTCGGACCTTATCTCCACTGTAATTTTGCGTGGCTCCGGTACCGGCCAGCCGGCCATCTGGGTTGATCCGGCAGTCGGTATGTACCTCGATGGCGTGTACATTGGCAAGTCGCAGGGCAGTGTCTTCGACGTTGTTGATATCGAACGAGTTGAAGTCCTGCGCGGCCCGCAGGGCACTCTGTTCGGGCGCAACACCGAAGGCGGCGCGGTCAACCTCGTCAGCCGTCGCCCAACCGGCGACTGGAGTGGCTCGGTCGGCGGAGATCGGTAA
- a CDS encoding glucose 1-dehydrogenase, translating into MDRFHDKVCMITGGGGGIGRATALSFAHEGAQVVVTDLDVEAGAAVAQEINAAQGDGRALYLPHEVTSPAEWDSVIAAVLARYERLDVLVNNAGILIKGSIEDATLEQWHKLLRVNTDSAFLGCQAAVRVMKGKGGGAIVNVSSITGLSARSDYVGYVASKHAMLGLSRAVAIHCRQKRYGIRCNSVHPDGVLTAMTLSQLPPGVDAELLCMDRDPMQRQCRPQDVADAILFLASAQARAINGTELRVDGGQLLMSL; encoded by the coding sequence ATGGATCGGTTTCACGACAAAGTATGCATGATCACCGGCGGTGGCGGAGGCATAGGCCGCGCCACGGCGCTTTCTTTTGCACATGAAGGAGCCCAGGTGGTGGTGACCGACCTCGATGTTGAAGCTGGTGCGGCCGTGGCTCAGGAGATCAACGCCGCGCAGGGCGACGGTCGCGCATTGTACCTGCCACACGAGGTGACTTCTCCTGCCGAGTGGGACAGTGTAATTGCGGCAGTGCTGGCGCGTTACGAGCGGCTCGATGTGTTGGTGAATAATGCTGGCATTTTGATCAAGGGCAGCATCGAGGACGCCACGCTGGAACAGTGGCACAAGTTGCTGCGAGTGAATACCGACAGCGCCTTTCTCGGTTGTCAGGCGGCCGTGCGCGTCATGAAAGGCAAGGGCGGCGGCGCCATCGTCAATGTTTCCTCCATCACCGGCCTCAGTGCCCGCTCCGACTATGTCGGCTATGTAGCATCCAAGCATGCCATGCTCGGCCTGTCGCGTGCGGTGGCGATCCATTGCCGCCAGAAGCGTTACGGCATCCGCTGCAATAGCGTGCATCCCGACGGCGTGCTGACGGCGATGACACTCTCGCAGCTTCCGCCGGGGGTCGACGCCGAATTGCTGTGCATGGATCGCGATCCGATGCAGCGTCAATGCCGGCCGCAGGATGTCGCCGATGCCATCCTGTTTCTGGCCTCGGCGCAGGCGCGCGCCATCAATGGCACGGAGTTGCGCGTGGACGGCGGCCAGCTGCTGATGTCATTGTAA